A region from the Candidatus Neomarinimicrobiota bacterium genome encodes:
- a CDS encoding DNA primase → MRIPEHIIDQVRDSNEIVNLVGSYLKLKRKGVNYFAVCPFHHEKTPSFSVNASKQIWHCFGCNRGGNVFSFVMEYEKVNFIDAVKMLAENAGIELPESGVREEGESKSAVLYKANRAAASEYHKQLMSDDGKSARDYLSDRGIAGEMLKTYGIGLAPGDWEWLKPKLTAKGFDEKSLMEVGLIGKSEQGKNWERFKGRIIFPVLNEAGKVVAFGGRIWADNDTEAAKYVNSSDSPIYSKGRVLYGLFQTKEDVRKSNQIVLVEGYTDLLSVVASGVTNAVATSGTALTTGQARLAKRYADSAVLLYDGDDAGRKAAARAAIALMESGFDVRIAKLPDGSDPDSFVREEGSEKLQTLIADAVGYVDFRVGLLSEEELSESTLKVRAIRGIVEELFELRDELVKAVLLKDFASALGVDAELLKQESKKFKPYDNREENEREKVTVKLKSLIQKIEYQLVMLLLSTNQEIISSAKEFLHSYDVSHEALAQIAGVLMKDENRGNDSKLFDEIDDPVERALLMKLMEEISSVNDESKTLSESKSRLIMLKLEGEIKTVREKLRIAESKGEDISTLLREQKELTDKLKSNGEEEKKEPDLFN, encoded by the coding sequence ATGAGAATTCCCGAACACATAATAGACCAGGTGCGAGATTCAAATGAGATAGTGAATCTCGTGGGCAGCTATTTGAAGCTCAAGAGGAAGGGAGTAAATTATTTCGCGGTTTGCCCGTTCCATCATGAGAAAACGCCCTCTTTCAGCGTAAACGCATCAAAACAGATCTGGCACTGCTTCGGCTGCAATCGCGGAGGGAACGTATTCAGCTTCGTGATGGAATATGAAAAAGTAAATTTCATCGATGCGGTGAAAATGTTAGCGGAAAACGCCGGAATTGAACTCCCCGAATCAGGAGTAAGAGAAGAAGGCGAAAGTAAATCCGCCGTCCTTTATAAAGCGAACAGAGCGGCCGCGTCCGAATATCATAAACAGCTTATGAGCGATGACGGAAAAAGCGCCAGAGATTACCTGAGCGATAGAGGGATAGCAGGCGAGATGCTGAAAACATACGGCATCGGATTAGCGCCGGGCGATTGGGAATGGCTGAAACCTAAATTGACCGCAAAAGGGTTTGACGAAAAATCGCTTATGGAAGTCGGGCTCATCGGCAAAAGCGAGCAGGGAAAAAATTGGGAACGGTTTAAAGGCAGGATAATTTTTCCCGTGCTGAATGAAGCCGGAAAAGTTGTGGCGTTCGGAGGCAGAATCTGGGCTGATAATGACACCGAAGCGGCGAAATATGTCAACAGTTCCGACTCGCCCATATATAGTAAAGGGAGGGTGCTTTACGGTCTTTTTCAGACTAAGGAAGATGTGAGAAAATCCAATCAGATTGTGCTGGTTGAAGGTTATACAGATTTGCTCAGCGTTGTGGCATCGGGAGTGACAAACGCAGTGGCAACATCAGGCACCGCTCTCACAACGGGACAGGCGCGGCTCGCTAAGCGGTATGCGGATTCTGCTGTATTATTATATGACGGAGACGACGCAGGACGAAAAGCGGCTGCTCGGGCTGCTATAGCGCTGATGGAAAGCGGTTTTGACGTGCGGATAGCAAAGCTGCCCGATGGGAGCGATCCCGACAGTTTCGTTAGGGAAGAAGGCTCTGAGAAGTTGCAAACATTAATAGCTGATGCGGTGGGCTATGTGGATTTCAGGGTCGGTCTGCTTTCGGAAGAGGAGCTCTCCGAATCCACTCTGAAAGTGAGAGCCATAAGGGGAATTGTGGAAGAGCTCTTCGAGCTTAGAGATGAATTGGTAAAAGCTGTTCTTCTAAAAGATTTTGCTTCCGCGCTTGGTGTGGACGCGGAACTGCTGAAGCAGGAATCGAAAAAGTTCAAACCGTATGATAACAGAGAGGAGAACGAACGGGAAAAAGTAACGGTCAAATTGAAAAGTCTGATTCAGAAGATCGAATATCAGCTTGTTATGCTGCTGCTCTCAACGAATCAGGAGATAATATCTTCCGCGAAGGAATTTCTCCACAGTTACGATGTCTCTCACGAAGCGCTGGCGCAAATTGCGGGTGTCCTGATGAAAGACGAAAATCGCGGGAACGACTCAAAACTTTTTGATGAAATCGATGACCCTGTGGAACGTGCGCTGCTGATGAAACTTATGGAAGAAATATCATCGGTGAATGATGAATCCAAAACCCTATCCGAAAGTAAATCCAGGCTAATAATGCTGAAACTTGAAGGCGAGATAAAAACTGTCAGGGAGAAGCTCCGAATCGCTGAAAGCAAAGGGGAAGACATATCAACACTTTTGCGGGAACAGAAAGAACTCACGGACAAATTGAAATCGAACGGCGAAGAAGAGAAGAAAGAGCCTGACTTATTCAATTAA
- a CDS encoding endonuclease MutS2: MVRNEVCSAAVLESLDFPVIKELLSGSTHSEATLKLVDELRPIANLKEIEYQLRLVTEMRKIHDDGERFPIDTFESIEKEIAVLNKEGAILQPTGLANLGIILVDSRIIKTFLKNRIEKQPGLYALSDNLISFPMLEKKVSKTVGADGEILDSASPELRKIRKSISNAENRMRKRLEEMMGRLVKEGIAREGNPTIRNGRFVIPIKVGYKRQVHGIIHDSSSSGTTVFIEPMEVVEISNEVQELRNEEAREIERILKELTAEFVPYAGDISQAFDALTKFDLIYAKAVFSKSLNACAPKILKNGSTAMKSARNPVLEQHRKVVPLEFIPGADIKTVVITGPNAGGKTVALKTVGLLTAMAQSGLHIPVAEDSSVVVFDKIFADIGDKQSISEDLSTFTSHMRNLKEMFDNADSKSLLLIDEIGTGTDPAEGAALSAAFLLDINKRGAITIVTTHHSSLKAVAQETKGFLNCSMEFDAATLSPSYKFLKGTPGSSYAFEISKKIGLNKKLIQKAESILGSDAVNVNQLISELERERQKLRKMEDEANRAQSQLDKMVSKYDVRLKESESLKKKSKAEAAREAKSILAEANSTIEKAIREIRESNADAEVVREVRKNVQGQKNRVESLSLEEENPESGGSVPLNIDDAKKGMYVSIPSLNVTGTISELLTDKNEAVVSVGSTSLRINVGKLTKLSDDKIQAASVPTIGYGGPKPRDVGYEISLRGMRAEEALSVLEKYLDDAILAGFSRVEIVHGRGEGILKKIVAEQLEAHPNVKGFHTPPPEKGGVGVTVVELK, encoded by the coding sequence ATGGTAAGAAATGAAGTCTGCTCAGCAGCAGTTCTGGAAAGTTTAGACTTTCCCGTAATAAAAGAACTTCTTTCCGGCTCGACACATTCTGAAGCGACTCTAAAACTCGTTGATGAGTTACGCCCAATCGCTAATTTAAAAGAGATTGAATATCAACTTCGATTGGTCACGGAAATGCGGAAAATCCATGACGATGGCGAACGGTTTCCAATTGACACTTTCGAAAGTATTGAAAAAGAAATCGCAGTTCTAAATAAAGAGGGAGCGATCCTTCAGCCCACCGGATTAGCTAATTTGGGAATTATTCTCGTTGATTCAAGAATCATTAAAACATTCCTGAAAAACAGAATCGAAAAGCAGCCCGGACTTTATGCGTTGTCTGATAATCTGATTTCTTTTCCCATGCTGGAAAAAAAGGTCTCTAAAACAGTCGGAGCGGATGGCGAAATTCTTGACAGCGCCAGTCCTGAGCTCAGGAAAATTCGCAAATCCATTTCCAATGCCGAAAACCGTATGAGAAAAAGGCTTGAGGAGATGATGGGACGCTTGGTGAAGGAAGGAATCGCCAGGGAAGGGAACCCTACCATCCGGAACGGCAGGTTTGTCATTCCCATAAAGGTGGGGTATAAAAGGCAGGTTCATGGAATTATTCACGATAGTTCGTCCAGTGGGACTACGGTCTTCATCGAGCCGATGGAAGTTGTTGAGATAAGCAATGAAGTACAGGAACTCCGAAACGAAGAAGCGAGAGAAATAGAAAGGATACTGAAAGAGCTCACCGCGGAATTCGTTCCTTATGCCGGTGATATTTCTCAAGCGTTCGATGCGTTGACAAAATTTGATTTGATATACGCAAAGGCGGTTTTTTCAAAGTCACTGAACGCCTGCGCCCCCAAAATTTTAAAAAACGGTTCGACAGCTATGAAATCCGCGCGAAATCCTGTATTGGAACAGCATCGGAAAGTAGTACCCCTCGAGTTCATTCCCGGCGCCGATATAAAAACGGTGGTGATTACGGGTCCGAATGCCGGCGGAAAAACAGTGGCGCTGAAGACCGTTGGACTGCTCACTGCCATGGCGCAGTCGGGGCTTCATATTCCGGTTGCGGAAGATTCGTCCGTCGTAGTGTTTGATAAAATATTCGCTGATATAGGCGACAAACAGTCAATTTCTGAAGACCTTTCGACCTTCACGTCTCATATGAGAAATCTCAAGGAGATGTTTGACAATGCCGACAGCAAAAGTCTTCTGCTGATAGACGAAATCGGAACGGGGACAGACCCCGCCGAAGGGGCAGCGCTTTCCGCAGCGTTCTTGCTGGATATAAACAAGCGCGGAGCCATTACTATTGTAACGACGCATCACAGCAGTCTTAAAGCGGTTGCTCAGGAGACGAAAGGATTTCTAAATTGTTCTATGGAGTTTGACGCAGCCACTCTATCGCCCAGCTATAAGTTCCTTAAGGGGACTCCCGGTTCGTCTTATGCTTTTGAAATTTCTAAAAAGATAGGCTTAAATAAAAAATTGATTCAAAAGGCCGAATCTATATTGGGGAGCGATGCCGTCAATGTGAATCAGCTCATTTCCGAATTGGAAAGAGAGCGGCAGAAACTCCGGAAGATGGAGGATGAAGCCAATCGCGCTCAATCGCAATTGGATAAAATGGTATCAAAGTATGATGTCCGATTGAAAGAATCGGAATCTCTGAAGAAAAAGTCCAAAGCGGAAGCTGCGCGCGAGGCGAAGTCAATTCTTGCGGAAGCGAATTCCACTATAGAGAAAGCGATTCGGGAAATCAGGGAGAGTAACGCCGATGCCGAAGTGGTTAGGGAAGTTAGAAAAAATGTGCAGGGACAAAAGAATCGTGTTGAGAGCCTGAGTTTGGAGGAAGAAAATCCGGAAAGCGGCGGTTCGGTTCCATTGAATATTGACGATGCAAAAAAGGGTATGTACGTATCGATTCCTTCCCTGAATGTTACAGGAACGATTAGCGAATTGTTGACAGATAAAAATGAAGCGGTTGTGTCAGTTGGCAGCACGAGTTTACGGATAAATGTCGGTAAGCTGACAAAACTTTCCGATGATAAAATTCAAGCAGCGTCAGTTCCAACCATAGGTTACGGCGGACCTAAACCGCGGGATGTTGGCTACGAAATAAGCCTCAGAGGAATGAGGGCGGAAGAAGCGCTCTCTGTCCTTGAAAAATATCTTGATGACGCAATATTGGCAGGCTTCTCAAGAGTTGAAATAGTTCATGGACGAGGCGAAGGAATATTGAAGAAAATCGTCGCCGAGCAGCTGGAGGCGCATCCCAACGTAAAAGGATTTCACACTCCGCCGCCGGAAAAGGGAGGCGTAGGAGTTACGGTAGTCGAGCTGAAATAA
- a CDS encoding CvpA family protein produces MPNLSVDSIIIIALGFFAYKGMRKGLILEVFKLIGMFGGFLAAATFFSAGTGIIMKQFGVGPNVAAGLSFIIIFIAVAATARFIAASLKKLMQITMLGWVDSGGGALFGALKASFMISSVLLAISLIPGDFTKSIEKKSKFYAPMKGVAPAVYDWIYGIFPDALSFQEKISKTIQGYGGTMSGSSGLPGGLQDMMPDLKGLDRLKDLGDIDLQGTKQKKQIDNLSKKYGKK; encoded by the coding sequence TTGCCAAATTTATCAGTCGACAGCATTATAATCATTGCTCTCGGATTTTTCGCATATAAGGGAATGAGGAAAGGATTAATCCTCGAAGTGTTCAAGCTGATAGGTATGTTCGGCGGTTTCCTCGCCGCCGCAACGTTTTTTAGCGCGGGTACCGGGATTATAATGAAGCAGTTCGGCGTGGGCCCGAATGTTGCAGCCGGATTAAGTTTTATCATTATATTTATAGCAGTAGCAGCCACAGCTCGATTCATTGCCGCAAGCTTAAAAAAACTTATGCAAATCACCATGCTCGGCTGGGTTGACAGCGGTGGCGGCGCATTGTTCGGTGCCCTAAAAGCCTCCTTTATGATAAGCTCTGTGCTATTGGCGATTTCGCTGATTCCGGGTGATTTTACAAAAAGCATTGAGAAAAAATCCAAATTTTACGCTCCTATGAAAGGGGTTGCTCCTGCAGTCTATGACTGGATATACGGTATATTCCCCGATGCGCTTTCCTTTCAGGAAAAGATAAGCAAGACAATTCAGGGTTACGGCGGCACTATGTCCGGCTCGTCAGGATTGCCGGGCGGATTGCAGGATATGATGCCGGATTTGAAAGGGCTGGATAGGCTCAAGGATTTAGGGGATATTGATTTACAAGGAACTAAACAAAAGAAACAGATAGACAATCTGTCGAAAAAATATGGTAAGAAATGA
- a CDS encoding lamin tail domain-containing protein: MLLVYFLIIATTSSIAFAQDGLILTEIMFNPAGNENFNEFVEIYNRGDASINLSGYTISDGVASDEIISAGNGLILEPLQYGVILDNGYFDNSTQYDAIIPQGALVMTIDGATIGSRGLLNSAPETVTISTSSGITIAEYTYTVDNSDGYSDEKIDLNAGDDLFNWSNSIVLNGTPGFRNSVFPLGIDLAMKRIYTEPLNPVYGEQFSLNAVIENRGTITVSDFNLTFFVELKEDSIFSENELLSPPISNSTSLLPSDSIVLSIDIIDFPRSVAFVGAIVLAIGDERTENNIAFTLITLEFNAASLLINEVMYDPFVEGEAFSPQSEYIELFNPTDRIIGLSGWSISDSDTSRQTTIDNIDAVILAGGYYVLSADSNQIEFFGDNPDKTLIIGSTFPRLNNDGDTVFLFGPSGKIIDRVSFTPEAGGGRGVSIEKIDPFSSSEPIFNWLSSVELLGGTPGEINSVSKKIKTNNLIIELTPNPFSPDGDGIDDALTMNYTLPSRSVIMDIFIFDSLGRQVRRLLNSLPSGSEGSFEWDGLGDNGRKLPIGIYIIYFEATAPLEGKVYSEKAVAVLARKF, encoded by the coding sequence ATGCTGCTCGTTTATTTTCTTATTATTGCCACTACATCATCAATCGCTTTCGCTCAGGACGGTCTGATTCTCACCGAAATTATGTTTAATCCGGCCGGAAACGAAAATTTTAATGAGTTCGTAGAGATATATAACAGGGGTGACGCTTCAATAAACCTTAGTGGCTACACTATCAGCGACGGTGTGGCAAGTGATGAAATTATCAGCGCCGGAAACGGCTTAATCTTAGAGCCATTGCAATACGGCGTAATTCTTGACAACGGCTATTTCGATAATTCAACTCAATATGACGCCATAATCCCGCAGGGGGCGCTCGTTATGACGATAGACGGAGCAACTATAGGGTCGCGCGGACTGCTTAATTCAGCGCCGGAGACTGTCACAATCTCCACATCATCCGGCATTACGATAGCCGAGTATACTTATACGGTTGATAATTCAGATGGATATTCAGACGAGAAGATAGATCTGAATGCGGGAGACGATTTATTCAACTGGTCAAACAGCATCGTACTGAACGGCACACCCGGATTCAGAAACAGCGTCTTCCCCTTAGGCATTGATTTAGCAATGAAAAGAATTTATACCGAACCGTTGAATCCGGTTTATGGCGAACAGTTTTCGCTTAACGCTGTTATTGAAAACCGAGGAACAATTACCGTATCAGATTTCAATTTAACTTTTTTCGTGGAGTTGAAAGAAGATTCCATATTCTCGGAAAACGAATTGTTATCACCTCCAATTTCCAATTCCACCTCTCTTCTTCCTTCCGACTCTATCGTTCTCAGCATTGACATTATTGATTTCCCCCGGAGTGTCGCCTTTGTGGGCGCTATAGTATTAGCTATTGGCGATGAAAGGACAGAGAATAACATAGCTTTTACATTGATAACTTTGGAGTTCAACGCCGCTTCTCTCCTAATCAATGAAGTGATGTATGACCCTTTCGTTGAGGGCGAAGCGTTTTCGCCTCAATCGGAATATATCGAACTGTTCAATCCTACAGATCGGATCATCGGTCTAAGCGGCTGGTCAATCTCTGATTCGGACACATCACGACAGACAACCATAGACAATATTGATGCCGTTATTTTAGCCGGCGGGTATTATGTTTTGTCAGCAGATTCAAACCAAATAGAGTTTTTTGGCGACAATCCTGATAAAACTCTGATAATCGGCTCAACATTTCCGCGTCTGAACAATGACGGCGACACTGTTTTCCTGTTCGGCCCAAGTGGAAAAATAATTGACCGAGTCAGTTTCACTCCTGAAGCTGGCGGCGGAAGAGGAGTTTCGATAGAAAAAATAGATCCGTTTTCTTCATCTGAACCGATATTCAATTGGTTAAGCTCGGTAGAGCTGCTTGGAGGAACGCCGGGAGAGATTAATAGTGTGTCAAAGAAAATAAAGACTAACAATTTGATAATCGAACTGACTCCGAACCCGTTTTCACCTGATGGTGACGGTATTGACGATGCGCTGACGATGAACTATACGCTGCCCTCCCGGTCTGTCATTATGGATATTTTTATTTTCGATTCGCTTGGAAGGCAGGTAAGGAGACTTCTGAATTCTCTTCCGTCCGGTTCCGAAGGCTCTTTTGAATGGGATGGTCTGGGTGATAACGGAAGAAAGCTTCCTATAGGAATTTATATTATATATTTTGAAGCGACAGCTCCATTGGAAGGAAAAGTCTATTCGGAAAAAGCGGTAGCCGTATTAGCGAGAAAATTCTGA
- a CDS encoding MFS transporter yields MDIAKKRELFGWSMYDFANSGYATTILASVLPIYFVSIVPEGGVSFILFGKSFLLKASAIWAYTLSFSLLLVALSSPILGAIADFSGTKKKMLAIYCYTGSFFTALLYFVEQGDYLLAMFLFSVANIGFAGGNVFYNAFLPQIADENEIDWVSGKGFAYGYIGGGILLALNLLIITNYESFGLESRAMGSRISFLSVGVWWAVMSIPTFLFVRERKGTVLPKRESYLAIGFKRIRKTIKEIRNYRQLTLFLVAFLIYNDGVQTVVVMASIFGREELGLSSGSLIGALLMTQFIAFPGSLIFAKLAKSIGPKKSIIFSLFIWSAVVIYAYFIQTALEFWIIAGIVGLILGGTQAVSRSLFASFVPKEKSAEFFGFFAISNKFASIIGPLTFALIGQITGSARASILSLIVFILLGLIILTRVDTEEGIRQSKLAL; encoded by the coding sequence ATGGATATAGCTAAAAAGAGAGAGCTGTTCGGTTGGTCAATGTACGATTTTGCCAACTCCGGTTATGCCACAACCATACTCGCTTCCGTACTACCGATATATTTTGTAAGCATAGTCCCTGAGGGCGGAGTTAGTTTTATCCTGTTTGGAAAATCTTTTCTATTGAAGGCATCCGCTATCTGGGCTTACACGTTGTCATTCAGCCTTTTGCTGGTTGCGCTCTCCTCGCCGATTCTCGGAGCTATTGCCGACTTCTCCGGCACGAAGAAAAAAATGCTGGCTATATACTGTTATACAGGCTCTTTTTTCACCGCTTTACTTTATTTTGTGGAGCAGGGTGATTATCTGCTTGCTATGTTTCTCTTCAGTGTGGCTAACATCGGATTTGCAGGCGGAAATGTATTTTATAACGCTTTTCTTCCTCAAATTGCAGATGAAAATGAAATTGATTGGGTCTCCGGAAAAGGATTCGCTTACGGATACATCGGTGGCGGCATTCTCCTTGCGCTGAATCTGCTTATCATCACCAATTACGAAAGCTTCGGTTTGGAAAGCAGGGCGATGGGAAGCCGAATAAGCTTTTTAAGCGTAGGTGTCTGGTGGGCGGTAATGTCCATTCCAACTTTCTTATTCGTGCGGGAACGTAAAGGAACAGTTCTTCCGAAACGTGAGAGCTATCTGGCGATTGGATTTAAAAGAATCAGAAAGACTATAAAAGAAATAAGAAATTACCGGCAACTGACGCTGTTTCTCGTGGCGTTTCTCATTTACAACGACGGGGTTCAAACTGTTGTTGTTATGGCATCAATTTTCGGCAGAGAAGAACTTGGACTCAGCTCCGGTTCTCTTATCGGAGCGCTGCTGATGACCCAATTTATCGCCTTCCCCGGTTCATTAATTTTCGCAAAATTAGCTAAAAGTATCGGTCCCAAAAAGTCCATAATCTTTTCGCTTTTTATCTGGTCGGCAGTGGTTATTTACGCCTACTTTATTCAAACTGCTCTCGAATTTTGGATAATTGCCGGAATAGTCGGACTGATTTTGGGCGGGACACAGGCGGTAAGCAGATCGCTTTTCGCATCGTTTGTTCCAAAGGAGAAAAGCGCTGAATTTTTTGGATTTTTTGCTATCAGCAATAAATTTGCTTCCATAATCGGGCCTCTTACATTTGCCTTGATCGGACAAATCACGGGCAGCGCCCGCGCAAGCATTCTCTCGCTTATTGTTTTCATTTTATTAGGTCTTATTATCCTAACTCGGGTTGACACTGAAGAAGGAATTCGACAGTCAAAACTGGCGCTGTAA
- a CDS encoding methylated-DNA--[protein]-cysteine S-methyltransferase, translated as MTDSNSIIIGYEENSPVGCVYIAVSDKGLCRISTDSASIEQFAQEMEEVYPNKTVIFDNEKMKNIRGEIVEYFSYERRKFNIKIDLSHLTDFQKNVLETCSKLEFGETVSYGELALRSGYPKAGRAVGSAMSKNPIPIVIPCHRVIAASGKIGGYTGGLHKKRLLLKLENIEID; from the coding sequence TTGACTGACTCAAACTCTATAATCATAGGCTATGAGGAAAACAGTCCTGTGGGCTGCGTATATATTGCCGTTTCCGACAAAGGATTATGCCGTATAAGCACCGATTCCGCCTCAATAGAACAATTCGCTCAGGAAATGGAGGAGGTATATCCAAATAAAACAGTAATCTTTGATAATGAAAAAATGAAAAACATCAGGGGGGAAATCGTAGAATATTTCTCTTATGAAAGACGAAAATTCAACATCAAGATAGATTTAAGTCACCTAACGGACTTTCAGAAAAATGTATTGGAAACGTGTTCGAAATTAGAATTCGGAGAGACAGTCAGCTATGGGGAGCTTGCGCTTCGTTCGGGATATCCGAAAGCTGGTAGAGCTGTGGGCAGCGCAATGTCCAAGAATCCCATACCGATAGTCATTCCTTGCCATCGTGTAATCGCAGCATCAGGAAAAATCGGTGGATATACGGGCGGCCTCCACAAAAAGAGACTCCTTCTAAAGCTTGAAAATATAGAAATAGATTAA
- a CDS encoding EamA family transporter, producing MAVSSGKKLTGFIALSLIWGTTWLVIKIGLDGMPPFLGVGLRFIAAGAIVVSIGFIKERKVSFSLALLKLTLIIGILMFTISYSAVYWAEQYISSGMASIMFSTLPFYVAAFAAIILKNERLNKLRVMGMIVGVAGTALIFSENLSVQNFIELMALLAVFVSPISAAFAVVITKKNIHNHNRYLLNGGSMLVGGITTLSIHFIFDGNAHLIWNINSIGALIYLTLIGSALAFSIHFWMLLHVEATTLSFVTIVSPVVALFLGYIILSENLSGLQFAGSALVIGGVLISEVLGVKTTNASTGG from the coding sequence ATGGCGGTATCGTCAGGGAAAAAACTAACCGGATTTATCGCTCTCTCCCTTATCTGGGGGACAACATGGCTCGTTATTAAGATAGGATTGGATGGAATGCCTCCATTCCTCGGAGTCGGATTACGTTTTATTGCGGCAGGCGCAATCGTAGTTTCTATCGGTTTCATTAAAGAGCGTAAAGTCTCATTTTCATTAGCTTTACTCAAACTTACACTCATTATCGGTATATTAATGTTCACCATTTCGTACAGCGCCGTTTATTGGGCGGAGCAATACATTTCCAGCGGAATGGCTTCAATTATGTTTTCCACTCTTCCATTTTATGTGGCGGCATTCGCGGCAATAATACTGAAAAACGAAAGGCTGAACAAACTTAGAGTGATGGGTATGATCGTTGGCGTAGCTGGCACAGCCCTTATCTTTTCTGAAAATTTAAGCGTGCAAAATTTCATCGAACTAATGGCGCTTCTGGCTGTTTTTGTCAGTCCGATCTCCGCCGCATTCGCTGTGGTCATCACAAAAAAAAATATACATAATCATAACCGATATCTCTTAAACGGCGGGAGTATGCTTGTCGGCGGGATAACCACACTCTCAATTCATTTTATATTTGACGGTAATGCTCATCTAATCTGGAATATAAATTCAATCGGGGCGCTGATTTACCTAACATTGATAGGTTCAGCTCTCGCATTTTCAATTCATTTTTGGATGCTCCTGCACGTAGAGGCCACAACTCTTTCTTTTGTCACGATAGTTTCGCCTGTTGTTGCGCTGTTTCTCGGTTACATAATTCTCTCTGAAAATTTATCCGGGCTTCAATTCGCCGGATCGGCTCTCGTGATTGGCGGAGTCCTTATCAGCGAAGTATTAGGTGTAAAGACGACTAATGCATCTACCGGCGGCTGA
- a CDS encoding Lrp/AsnC family transcriptional regulator, producing the protein MSIMDKIDLKILNIMQNNARISNAEISRILKMAPSAILERIRKLEDKGVITGYETRLNPKILNHGLAAFIFVRETEGKGDWQTAEQLAKLPEVLEVHHVAGEDCLLVKVRTRDTDHLEKLLKKDFAAIDSLISTRTTIVLSTTKESTSLPLNGEE; encoded by the coding sequence ATGAGTATAATGGACAAAATAGACCTGAAAATATTGAACATAATGCAGAATAATGCCCGTATCTCCAATGCGGAGATATCGCGAATTCTCAAGATGGCTCCATCGGCAATTTTAGAACGCATCCGCAAACTTGAAGACAAAGGTGTTATAACCGGTTATGAAACCCGTCTTAATCCAAAAATTTTGAACCACGGATTAGCAGCTTTCATTTTCGTGCGCGAAACTGAAGGCAAAGGAGACTGGCAGACAGCGGAGCAGCTGGCAAAGCTGCCTGAAGTATTAGAAGTTCATCACGTAGCCGGGGAGGACTGTTTACTCGTAAAAGTTCGCACGAGGGATACCGATCATCTTGAAAAATTGTTGAAAAAAGATTTTGCCGCTATTGACTCTCTCATCTCGACACGCACGACTATCGTCTTATCCACAACTAAGGAATCAACAAGTTTACCGCTGAACGGAGAAGAATAG
- the yedA gene encoding drug/metabolite exporter YedA: MVSAIQKKLEIPGSKIILAFASVYLIWGSTYLAIRFAIETIPTFFMGGVRFLTAGFIVYLFLRLRGREKPSMSEWRTESIVGLLLLAIANGSVVMAEHTVPSGLAALMVATVSVWMVLLNWLWKGAPRPNLGVTSGIITGFIGLYVLVGPSNVSSNLALDPFGVFLLLFAAFTWAAGSVYSKGAHHNKSLMLSAAMQMITGGVFLMIFATINGEWQTLNLSGISLLSFYSLGYLIVFGSIIGFSSYVYILRHSSPDHVSTYAYVNPVIAVILGWAFADEIIDLKIIIAAGFIIFSVILITKFREGKNITTEVTSVKKKVIVENR; encoded by the coding sequence ATGGTTTCAGCCATACAAAAAAAATTAGAAATACCCGGCAGTAAAATCATTCTCGCATTTGCCTCGGTTTACCTGATTTGGGGATCAACATATCTTGCCATACGTTTCGCAATTGAAACAATTCCAACGTTCTTTATGGGTGGAGTCAGATTTCTAACTGCAGGATTTATAGTTTATCTGTTCTTGAGATTAAGGGGAAGAGAAAAGCCGTCAATGAGTGAATGGCGTACCGAATCTATCGTCGGGCTGCTCTTGCTGGCAATTGCAAACGGCAGCGTTGTCATGGCTGAGCATACGGTTCCGTCCGGTCTTGCCGCTCTTATGGTGGCGACGGTGTCAGTATGGATGGTATTGCTTAATTGGCTGTGGAAAGGTGCGCCACGACCTAATCTTGGAGTTACGTCAGGAATTATTACCGGATTTATCGGATTGTATGTGCTTGTGGGTCCATCTAATGTATCCTCAAATCTCGCTCTTGACCCATTCGGAGTATTCTTGTTATTATTCGCCGCTTTTACCTGGGCAGCAGGTTCCGTTTATTCGAAAGGAGCGCACCACAACAAATCGCTAATGCTTTCGGCGGCAATGCAGATGATAACAGGAGGAGTATTCCTTATGATTTTCGCCACTATAAACGGAGAATGGCAGACGTTGAATCTCTCCGGCATATCACTGTTATCGTTTTATTCTCTCGGGTATTTGATAGTGTTCGGTTCGATAATCGGATTCAGCTCATACGTTTACATACTGCGTCATTCCTCACCTGACCATGTATCCACATACGCTTATGTCAATCCTGTTATTGCCGTCATTTTAGGCTGGGCGTTTGCGGATGAAATTATTGATTTGAAAATTATTATTGCTGCCGGGTTTATTATATTTTCCGTGATATTGATAACGAAATTCAGAGAAGGGAAAAACATAACAACAGAAGTAACATCTGTTAAGAAAAAAGTAATAGTTGAAAACCGCTAA